The Amycolatopsis japonica nucleotide sequence GAGGCCCGCGAGCCGTCCGCGGTCACGACGGTCCACCCGTCCTCGAGCTCGACGGTCTCCCCGCCGCCGCCCGTCAGCATGGGCTCGATCGCGAGCGCCATACCGGTCTTGAGCCGCGGGCCCTTGCCCGGTTTGCCCAGGTTCGGCAGAAACGGGTCCATGTGCATCTGGCGCCCGATACCGTGACCGCCGTACTCGACGATCATCCCGTACTCGATGCCGTCTTCCCGGCCGGCCTTCTCGGCCGCGGTCTGCACCGCGTGTGAGATGTCCGTGAGCCTGCCGCCGGACGACACCGCGGCGATCCCGGCCCACATCGCCGCCTCGGTGGCGGCCGAGAGCGCGAGATCCGCCTTCGACACCTCACCGATCGCGAGAGTGACCGCGGAGTCGCCGTGCCAGCCGTCGAGGATGGCGCCACAGTCCACCGAGATGATGTCGCCGTCGTTCAGGACCTGCGTCTTCGACGGGATGCCGTGGACGATCTGCTCGTTCACCGAAGCGCAGATCGACGCCGGGAAGCCGTGGTAGCCCTTGAACGAGGGCACCGCGCCGGCGTCGCGGATCGTCTGCTCGGCGAGCTCGTCGAGGTCGGCCGTGGTCACCCCCGGCTTGGCGATCTCGCGCACCGCGGTGAGGGTGCGCCAGACCACCAGACCGGCGGCCCGCATCGCCTGGAGCTCGCCAGGGGTCTTGATTTCGATCATGCGCCCACGACGAAGCCGTTGCAGTACACGCAGTCCTCCGAGATTCACGTGCGGTCGCGCAGCGCTTCCAGCACGCGGGCGGAGATCTCGTCGACCGAGCCGACGCCGTCGACCGTGACCAGGATGTCCGCGTAGTACTCGAGCAGCGGAGCCGTCTCGGACACGTAGATCTGCTGACGGCGACGGATGACCTCTTCGGTGTCGTCCGAACGGCCGCGGGACAGCAGCCGATCGACGACGACGTCTTCCGAGACCTGGAGCTGGATGACCGCGTTGAGCTTGGTGTCGACCTCGCCGAGGATCTCGCCGAGGACGTCGGCCTGCTTCGTGTTCCGGGGGAACCCGTCGAGCAGGAAACCGACCTTGGCGTCGGGTTCGGCGAGACGCTCACGCACCATCTCGTTCGTGACCGAGTCGGGCACGAGTTCACCGGAGTCCAGGTAGCGCTTGGCTTCCTGGCCCAGCGGCGTCTGCTCGCCCACGTGGGCGCGGAACAGGTCGCCGGTCGAGATGTGCGGGATCCGGAGCTTCTCCGACAGTGCTACCGCCTGAGTACCTTTGCCCGCGCCAGGAGGGCCAACGAGAACCAGGCGCGTCACTTCAAGAACCCTTCGTAGTTACGTTGCATCAGCTGGCTTTCGATCTGCTTCACGGTGTCGAGACCGACACCGACCATGATCAGCACAGCCGTGCCACCGAACGGGAAGTTCTGGTTGTTCCCGCTGCCGGTGACGGACAGGAAGAAGTTCGGAAGGATCGCGATGATGCCCAGGTACAGCGAGCCCGGCAGGGTGATGCGGCCGAGGACGTAGCTGAGGTACTCCGCGGTGGGACGGCCCGGACGGATGCCCGGGATGAAGCCACCGAACTTCTTCATTTCTTCCGCACGCTCGTCCACGTTGAACGTGATCGTGATGTAGAAGTACGTGAAGAAGATGATCAACGCGAAGTACAGCAGGACGTGCGCCCAGCTGGACTGGTTGACGATGTAGTTCTGGATGAAGACCTGCCAGCCCGCGTTGCTGTTGGCGTCGCCGACGAGGCGGCTGATCAGGTCCGGCAGGTAGAGCAGCGACGAGGCGAAGATGACCGGGATGACACCGGCCTGGTTCACCTTGATCGGCAGGTACGTCGAGGTCCCGCCGTACATGCGGCGGCCGATCATGCGCTTGGCGTACTGCACCGGGATCCGGCGCTGGCCCTGCTCGACGAAGATGACGCTGGCGATGATCACCAGGCCGAACACGCAGATCAAGGCGAAGACGACGCCACCCGCGCTGCTGAGGATGTTGCCACCCTCGATCGGGATCCGGGCCGCGATGTTCAGGAAGATGAGGACGGACATGCCGTTGCCGACGCCGCGCTCGGTGATCAGCTCACCCAGCCACATCATGACGGCGGTACCGGCGGTCATCGTGATGACGATGATGGCCAGCGTGTAGACGCTGTTGTCCGGGATGATCGCGGTGTCGCACTGCGGGAAGAGCTGCTTGCGGTCGGCGAGCGCCACCACACCGGTCGCCTGCAGGACCGCGAGGGCGATCGTCAGGTACCGGGTGTACTGGGTCAGCTTGCCCTGGCCGGCCTGGCCTTCCTTCTTCAGTTCCTCGAACCGCGGGATGACCACGGTGAGGAGCTGGACGATGATGCTCGCCGTGATGTACGGCATGATGCCGGTCGAGAACAGCGACAGCTGCAGCAGTGCACCGCCACTGAACAGGTTCAGCAGCTGATAGACGCCCTCCTGCGACCCGGTCTCCGTACATTGCTGCACGGCGGAATACGAGATACCCGGGGCCGGAATGGTGGCACCGATTCGGTAGACCGCGACGATGGCTAGCGTGAACAGGATCTTCTTACGTAGATCCGGCGTCGCTAGAGCCGAGCGGAAGGCGCTGAGCACGCGGGGAACCTCCTCGGCGTCGTCGGCTGTCTTACCGACGATCGGCTTGGCCGGCCTGGGGCCGGCGGGAACACACAGCTTTCTGGCACAAGCCAGGAACGCTTCGGGGCACACTCGTCCCGAAGCGTGCCGCCGACTCTAACAGCTTCACAGGGCGTGTCCGCAGTGCGTGTGGGTTTTCCGAACGAAGGTTGGTCCGCGGGGTTGATCGACTTGTGCTTCTCGCTCCGGAACCTTGACAGATCGCCTTACCGTTCCCCACTTCCCCGGCCCCACCGGATCGCGATTAGCCCGCTAAACGCACTGTGATCAGGGAGGGCGTTCAGGAGCTCGAAGTTGCCAGGGCTCCAGCCATGCCGAGGAGCACGACCCCGGTGCCGCGGTCGACGTTGCGAGTCGCCCGGCGGGACAGCCGAAGCGTCTTCACGAGCGCGCCCGCGCCGATGTAGGTCGCGCCCGCGACGAACTCGGCGAGCAGGTAGACGGCGCCGAGAATCGCGATCTGGGCGGAAAAGGACCCGTGAGCAGCGTCGATGAACTGGGGCACGAACGCGGTGAAGATGAGGATCGCCTTCGGGTTCGTGATCGCGACGACGAATTCCTTCCTCGCGATCTTCAGCGCCGGCACGGATTCAGTGCGTCGTGCGCCCGGCACGGAACGTCGACCACAGCAGCCGCGCGCCGATCCAGGCCAGGTAGGCGACGCCGGCCCATTTGATCACCGTGAGTGCAAGTTCGGATGCCGCGAGGAGCTGCCCGAGACCTGCGGCGACGGCCGCGATGAGCACCGTGAATGCGGCCAATCGGCCTAACAGGCCGGCGAGCCCTTTCCAGGCCCCCTGCGTCATTCCGTGATGCAGGCCGAGCAGATTGTTCGCCCCTGGCGTAAAAGCCACGAGCACCGCCGCTCCGAAAAAGACCACCGCCCAAGTCATCGGCCACCTCCTCCCCCACCGTATCGGCGACCGCGAGCGCGTTTAGCGGGCTAATCGCGCTCTTTCGCGCCGGAATCCGGCGGCGGCGCGAAGGCCGAATAGTCCGGGACCTCCGGCTGTGGCTCCGGTGGGAGCACCGTGATGGAGATGCCGTCCTTCGGTGTGGGC carries:
- the map gene encoding type I methionyl aminopeptidase, yielding MIEIKTPGELQAMRAAGLVVWRTLTAVREIAKPGVTTADLDELAEQTIRDAGAVPSFKGYHGFPASICASVNEQIVHGIPSKTQVLNDGDIISVDCGAILDGWHGDSAVTLAIGEVSKADLALSAATEAAMWAGIAAVSSGGRLTDISHAVQTAAEKAGREDGIEYGMIVEYGGHGIGRQMHMDPFLPNLGKPGKGPRLKTGMALAIEPMLTGGGGETVELEDGWTVVTADGSRASHWEHTVAITDDGPWVLTAPEDA
- a CDS encoding adenylate kinase — translated: MTRLVLVGPPGAGKGTQAVALSEKLRIPHISTGDLFRAHVGEQTPLGQEAKRYLDSGELVPDSVTNEMVRERLAEPDAKVGFLLDGFPRNTKQADVLGEILGEVDTKLNAVIQLQVSEDVVVDRLLSRGRSDDTEEVIRRRQQIYVSETAPLLEYYADILVTVDGVGSVDEISARVLEALRDRT
- the secY gene encoding preprotein translocase subunit SecY, which encodes MLSAFRSALATPDLRKKILFTLAIVAVYRIGATIPAPGISYSAVQQCTETGSQEGVYQLLNLFSGGALLQLSLFSTGIMPYITASIIVQLLTVVIPRFEELKKEGQAGQGKLTQYTRYLTIALAVLQATGVVALADRKQLFPQCDTAIIPDNSVYTLAIIVITMTAGTAVMMWLGELITERGVGNGMSVLIFLNIAARIPIEGGNILSSAGGVVFALICVFGLVIIASVIFVEQGQRRIPVQYAKRMIGRRMYGGTSTYLPIKVNQAGVIPVIFASSLLYLPDLISRLVGDANSNAGWQVFIQNYIVNQSSWAHVLLYFALIIFFTYFYITITFNVDERAEEMKKFGGFIPGIRPGRPTAEYLSYVLGRITLPGSLYLGIIAILPNFFLSVTGSGNNQNFPFGGTAVLIMVGVGLDTVKQIESQLMQRNYEGFLK
- a CDS encoding LysE family translocator; the protein is MPALKIARKEFVVAITNPKAILIFTAFVPQFIDAAHGSFSAQIAILGAVYLLAEFVAGATYIGAGALVKTLRLSRRATRNVDRGTGVVLLGMAGALATSSS
- a CDS encoding LysE family translocator; translation: MTWAVVFFGAAVLVAFTPGANNLLGLHHGMTQGAWKGLAGLLGRLAAFTVLIAAVAAGLGQLLAASELALTVIKWAGVAYLAWIGARLLWSTFRAGRTTH